The following coding sequences are from one Saprospiraceae bacterium window:
- the arr gene encoding NAD(+)--rifampin ADP-ribosyltransferase, with product MEFSPFNPTIKLCLQGMEMEDLAKPDEAIKMFIQAWNEAKNESEKFLAAHYIARLQGSVSDRLKWLEKALQLALIINDDSIQSALPSLYLKLSDCYAQLGQNDKAEENAALSKMHQLHPSDKGPFYHGTKANLEIGDMLTSEGSSNYKTGLTMKHIYFTALKNGAGLAAALAKGDGQERVYIVEPSGIYENDPNLTDKKFPGNPSRSYRSQYPLKIVGELLDWIKPTPEELDRFRKKLEESKGEIIN from the coding sequence ATGGAATTTTCTCCTTTCAATCCTACAATTAAACTTTGTCTTCAAGGTATGGAAATGGAGGATTTGGCTAAACCTGATGAAGCCATAAAAATGTTTATACAAGCTTGGAATGAAGCCAAGAATGAATCTGAAAAATTTCTTGCTGCCCATTACATAGCTAGACTTCAAGGTTCAGTTTCAGACAGATTGAAATGGTTGGAAAAGGCTTTGCAGCTAGCATTAATTATCAATGATGACTCCATCCAAAGCGCTTTACCCTCACTCTATTTGAAATTGTCTGATTGTTATGCACAATTGGGTCAGAATGACAAAGCGGAGGAGAATGCTGCTCTATCAAAGATGCATCAACTTCATCCCTCAGATAAAGGACCATTTTATCATGGGACAAAAGCCAATTTAGAAATCGGTGACATGCTTACAAGCGAAGGATCTTCAAATTACAAAACAGGATTGACAATGAAACACATCTATTTCACTGCTTTGAAGAATGGTGCCGGACTAGCTGCAGCATTGGCCAAAGGGGATGGACAAGAACGAGTGTACATCGTTGAGCCCAGTGGTATTTATGAAAATGATCCCAATCTTACTGACAAAAAGTTTCCAGGGAATCCAAGCCGATCGTATCGATCTCAGTATCCTTTAAAAATTGTCGGTGAATTGCTTGATTGGATCAAACCAACTCCAGAAGAACTCGATCGCTTCCGGAAAAAACTGGAGGAAAGCAAGGGCGAAATTATCAATTGA
- a CDS encoding porin, with amino-acid sequence MYSNQEFKFWILFVLLSISLCGYSQNDSLKKLNYFAFGEFYYSYDFSNPQNHEKSNFIYNHKRHNEINTNLLLLKANYLDKAYRANVAIMAGNYAEYNLATEASWAQFIYEANIGLNILKNRKLWLDLGIIPSHIGFESVVSADCWTLTRSILAENSPYYEGGAKLTYYSRNDKLVTSFLYLNGWQKISKLNDFQRPSFGTQIIYMPSKKLIFNYSTFLGSDKPDSVMVFRHFHNFYMQYEPTNRMGIIVGFDMGSEKLYNSKYGIWYSPVLILRSKIRENCRLAFRGEYYRDDKQIIISTGTKNGFQTYGLSSNFDLDINEKILFRFEVKMLHSKDDIFLNQNRNFSLTTNLTFKL; translated from the coding sequence ATGTATAGCAATCAGGAGTTTAAATTTTGGATTTTATTTGTTTTACTTTCAATATCATTATGTGGCTATTCTCAAAATGATAGTTTGAAGAAATTAAATTATTTTGCATTTGGGGAGTTTTATTATAGTTATGATTTTTCCAATCCCCAGAATCACGAAAAATCTAATTTTATTTACAATCACAAACGACATAATGAGATTAACACCAATCTACTTTTGCTCAAAGCAAATTATCTGGATAAGGCTTATAGAGCTAATGTAGCAATCATGGCTGGAAACTACGCTGAGTACAACTTAGCCACAGAAGCATCGTGGGCTCAGTTTATCTATGAAGCAAACATTGGACTGAATATTTTAAAAAATCGGAAGCTCTGGTTGGATCTGGGAATTATACCTTCACATATAGGATTTGAAAGTGTTGTAAGTGCGGATTGTTGGACTTTAACAAGAAGTATACTTGCGGAAAATTCGCCGTATTATGAAGGCGGAGCAAAATTGACTTATTATTCAAGAAATGATAAATTAGTTACTTCTTTTTTATATTTGAATGGTTGGCAAAAGATTAGTAAACTAAATGACTTTCAGAGACCTTCTTTCGGCACTCAAATAATCTATATGCCATCTAAAAAATTAATTTTCAATTATAGCACTTTTTTGGGGTCTGACAAACCGGATAGTGTAATGGTATTTAGACATTTTCATAACTTTTACATGCAGTACGAGCCTACGAATAGAATGGGAATTATTGTAGGCTTTGACATGGGATCAGAAAAATTATATAATAGTAAGTATGGTATATGGTATTCACCTGTCTTGATACTAAGGAGCAAAATAAGGGAAAATTGTAGATTGGCATTTCGGGGTGAATATTATAGAGACGATAAACAAATTATTATTTCTACAGGAACTAAAAATGGCTTTCAAACATATGGACTCTCTTCTAACTTTGACTTAGATATAAACGAAAAAATCTTGTTCAGGTTTGAAGTAAAAATGCTGCATTCAAAAGACGATATATTTTTAAACCAAAATAGAAATTTTTCTCTCACTACAAATCTAACTTTCAAACTTTGA
- a CDS encoding IS30 family transposase: MSKRYGDWEGDTIVGKNHKSQIASMVERKSLFVKIIKLESKEAKFTAKTISCKLKKYKNLCHTITLDNGKENADHQTLAKALNTKIYFAHPYSAYERGCNENINGLIRQYLPKKSDFSMLKQTDLDRIESQINNRPRKKLGYKTPNEVFLNLVALKC, from the coding sequence ATCTCAAAAAGGTATGGAGATTGGGAAGGAGATACTATAGTAGGAAAGAATCATAAGTCCCAAATTGCCAGTATGGTGGAAAGAAAATCCTTGTTTGTCAAGATCATTAAGCTGGAGTCCAAAGAAGCTAAATTCACAGCCAAAACAATCAGTTGCAAATTGAAAAAATATAAAAACTTATGCCATACAATTACATTAGACAATGGAAAAGAAAATGCAGATCATCAAACATTGGCAAAAGCATTGAATACTAAGATATACTTTGCTCATCCATATTCCGCTTATGAAAGAGGTTGCAATGAAAATATCAATGGTTTAATACGACAATACTTGCCAAAAAAATCAGACTTTTCCATGCTCAAGCAAACTGACTTGGATCGAATTGAATCCCAAATAAATAATCGACCAAGAAAAAAATTAGGCTACAAAACACCAAATGAAGTATTTTTGAACCTTGTCGCACTTAAATGTTGA
- a CDS encoding metallophosphoesterase, translating into MRLICLTISTFFLIQICDAQKLTEILSRPTDRSVTLSVLFDEVVDCEVEYGTSPATLDKSISVKRSKPDTPVVFELDGLQADNGYFYRTLYKPPAKPTFTQGEIHRFHTQRNPGSAFIFCIEADEHLYDKKGVSSLYQRCLENQAKDSADFMISLGDTFGDDHTPLETSSEDMKALHLDYRQYLGRVCHSMPFFFCLGNHEGESGYWLDQTPPNNIGVFGTLWRKFYYPNPAPNHFYSGNMIAEEHGMGLPENYYAFTWGDALFVVLDVYRDCDVDEKPKNWDWTLGQTQYDWFRLTLQNSNAHHKFVFAHHNRGQGRGGVIPAKGCEWGGYGNNGNGAWEFDKMRPGWELPIHKLMERYGVDIFFQGHDHLYAWEKLDGVIYQTLPMPSDSTYKIGVTDNGDAYSDVTIDGSGHLRVQVESDCVTVDYIAAFLPADESETLKNGTVRRSYQVGNCVTQTQDEDGQFSQQKQYHFYPNPTSDFIQVTANSIKPYHRKIEIRSIEASTCDTGEISAGEETAKLDIGNLSSGFYLIRIIDQNNMTTHRIQIIK; encoded by the coding sequence ATGCGTTTGATCTGCTTGACTATCAGTACCTTTTTCTTGATCCAAATTTGTGATGCTCAGAAGCTCACCGAAATTCTATCCCGCCCTACTGATCGATCCGTTACACTCAGTGTTCTGTTTGATGAAGTGGTAGATTGTGAAGTAGAATATGGGACCTCTCCGGCGACTTTGGACAAATCGATTTCAGTCAAGAGAAGCAAGCCGGATACGCCAGTGGTATTTGAATTAGATGGCTTACAAGCGGACAATGGATATTTTTACAGGACCTTATATAAGCCTCCCGCTAAACCCACTTTTACTCAGGGAGAAATACACCGGTTTCACACTCAGAGAAATCCAGGCAGCGCATTTATATTTTGCATAGAAGCTGATGAACATCTTTACGACAAAAAAGGAGTAAGTAGCCTCTATCAGCGTTGCTTGGAAAATCAGGCAAAAGATTCTGCCGATTTCATGATTTCTTTAGGTGACACCTTTGGAGATGATCACACTCCACTTGAAACCTCAAGCGAAGATATGAAAGCCCTACATCTGGACTACCGCCAATACTTGGGAAGAGTATGCCATTCCATGCCATTTTTCTTTTGTCTGGGGAATCATGAAGGTGAAAGCGGTTATTGGCTAGATCAGACTCCCCCAAATAATATCGGGGTCTTTGGGACCTTATGGCGTAAGTTTTATTATCCCAATCCTGCGCCCAATCATTTTTATTCGGGAAATATGATCGCAGAGGAACATGGCATGGGACTTCCTGAAAACTACTATGCATTTACTTGGGGAGACGCTCTTTTTGTAGTGCTCGATGTATATCGTGACTGCGATGTAGACGAAAAACCAAAAAACTGGGATTGGACTTTAGGCCAAACCCAATACGATTGGTTTAGGCTCACACTTCAAAATAGCAATGCACATCACAAATTTGTATTCGCACACCATAACAGAGGTCAGGGACGTGGAGGAGTCATCCCTGCCAAAGGATGTGAGTGGGGAGGCTATGGAAATAATGGAAACGGTGCCTGGGAGTTTGACAAGATGCGACCAGGCTGGGAGCTCCCCATACACAAGTTGATGGAACGATACGGCGTGGACATCTTTTTTCAAGGCCATGATCATCTCTATGCCTGGGAAAAATTGGACGGGGTGATCTATCAAACCTTACCGATGCCAAGTGACTCTACTTACAAGATCGGTGTCACTGACAATGGTGACGCGTATTCGGATGTTACCATAGACGGATCAGGCCACCTTCGCGTTCAGGTGGAATCAGACTGTGTTACTGTGGATTACATAGCTGCTTTTTTGCCTGCGGATGAATCCGAAACTTTAAAAAATGGGACAGTTAGACGATCTTATCAGGTAGGCAATTGTGTGACGCAAACACAAGATGAAGACGGACAATTTTCACAACAAAAACAATATCATTTCTATCCCAATCCTACTTCAGATTTCATTCAGGTCACTGCGAATTCTATCAAACCCTACCATAGAAAAATTGAGATCCGTTCTATCGAAGCAAGTACATGCGATACAGGTGAAATATCTGCAGGTGAAGAAACAGCAAAACTAGATATTGGCAATCTATCAAGTGGATTTTACTTGATCAGGATAATAGATCAAAACAATATGACGACACACCGAATTCAAATCATAAAATAA
- a CDS encoding GNAT family N-acetyltransferase yields MQTISYQVEEHLSVEEFFQVLQSSTLADRRPVGEPDRLGKMLEHANLIITARHGDKLVGIARSMTDFVYCTYLSELAVDIDYQKKGIGKELIRITKERTPKAKLILLAAPNAVNYYPRIGMKHWNQCYVLDQLNELV; encoded by the coding sequence ATGCAAACAATATCTTATCAAGTCGAAGAGCATCTCAGTGTCGAAGAGTTTTTTCAAGTACTCCAAAGCTCGACATTAGCGGACAGAAGGCCTGTCGGAGAACCGGACAGGTTGGGCAAAATGTTGGAACATGCCAATTTGATCATTACGGCAAGACATGGAGACAAGTTAGTGGGGATTGCCAGGTCAATGACCGACTTTGTTTATTGTACCTATCTGTCGGAGCTGGCTGTAGACATCGATTACCAGAAAAAAGGAATTGGCAAAGAACTGATTCGCATTACAAAGGAAAGAACACCAAAAGCAAAATTGATCCTGCTTGCAGCCCCAAATGCAGTAAATTATTATCCCAGAATCGGAATGAAACATTGGAATCAATGTTATGTATTGGATCAGCTGAACGAGTTGGTTTAA
- a CDS encoding IS30 family transposase, translating into MYKQITYPQRVLIEQFKRQGMSIIQIAVELGYHRSTIYRELDRNSSPGSYKLYGSARAQDRSEQRAQGKGRKNKITSDLKSKVDQLLKIKWSPEQIEGRANIDKYERVSKECIYQYVYEDKRKGGDLWSNLRHSHRSRRRRKNTYKQRGIIKNRVCIEDRPKIVESQKGMEIGKEIL; encoded by the coding sequence ATGTATAAACAAATCACCTACCCTCAAAGGGTATTAATTGAACAATTTAAAAGGCAAGGAATGAGCATTATTCAGATTGCTGTGGAATTAGGATATCATAGAAGCACTATATATCGGGAACTCGATAGAAACTCTTCACCTGGTTCATACAAGTTATATGGAAGCGCAAGAGCTCAGGATCGGAGTGAACAGAGAGCACAAGGAAAGGGAAGGAAGAATAAAATTACAAGCGATCTTAAAAGCAAAGTGGATCAATTACTTAAAATCAAGTGGAGCCCAGAGCAAATCGAAGGTCGAGCGAATATTGATAAGTATGAAAGGGTTAGTAAAGAGTGCATATATCAATATGTATATGAAGATAAAAGGAAAGGAGGTGATCTATGGAGTAATTTAAGACATTCCCACAGAAGTAGGCGAAGACGCAAAAATACCTATAAACAAAGGGGAATTATCAAAAACAGAGTATGTATTGAAGATAGACCAAAGATTGTTGAATCTCAAAAAGGTATGGAGATTGGGAAGGAGATACTATAG
- a CDS encoding DUF1801 domain-containing protein: protein MKANGSSVSEILANIPADRSLAFTRLHETIVRNLPKGFKAAISYGGLGYVVPHEIYPAGYHCKPIEPLPFAGLASQKNSINFYHMGIYADPTLLNWFVTEYPKHTVQKLDMGKSCIRFKKFDQIPFELIGQLMKKMSVQDWINIYEKNMKK, encoded by the coding sequence ATGAAAGCAAATGGATCTTCTGTAAGTGAAATATTAGCAAATATACCTGCGGATCGTTCCCTTGCATTTACCAGACTGCATGAGACAATCGTGAGAAACCTACCGAAAGGATTTAAGGCGGCAATCAGCTACGGCGGTTTGGGTTACGTAGTACCACATGAAATATATCCTGCCGGCTACCACTGTAAACCTATTGAACCATTGCCTTTCGCAGGACTTGCATCCCAAAAGAATTCTATTAATTTTTATCATATGGGAATTTATGCTGACCCGACCCTGTTGAACTGGTTTGTGACAGAATACCCTAAGCATACTGTACAAAAATTGGATATGGGTAAAAGCTGCATTCGCTTTAAGAAGTTTGACCAGATCCCCTTTGAGCTTATTGGTCAGCTGATGAAAAAAATGAGCGTGCAGGATTGGATCAACATATACGAAAAAAATATGAAGAAGTAG